In Paraconexibacter algicola, the following proteins share a genomic window:
- a CDS encoding response regulator transcription factor, which yields MSTTSEHSRGSVLVVDDEPTIGDVVSRYLQRAGYRTRLAADGLAAVDAAAREAPDLIVLDLMLPGIDGLEVMRRIREQHRRRTPIILLTAKGEESDRITGLRLGADDYVVKPFSPAELVARVDAVLRRLDITPEDEPAIELDGLTIDPVGRRVLAAGEEVALTQREFDLLLFLARHPGRAFTRNQLMDRVWQYSFYTDTSTVTVHIRRLRAKIEVDPEQPRWIETVWGVGYRFGTAA from the coding sequence GTGAGCACGACGAGCGAGCACTCCCGCGGGTCCGTCCTGGTGGTGGACGACGAACCCACGATCGGGGACGTCGTCTCCCGCTACCTGCAGCGGGCGGGCTACCGCACCCGCCTCGCCGCCGACGGCCTCGCCGCGGTCGACGCGGCCGCCCGCGAAGCCCCGGACCTCATCGTCCTGGACCTGATGCTGCCGGGGATCGACGGGCTCGAGGTGATGCGGCGTATCCGCGAGCAGCACCGGCGGCGCACGCCGATCATCCTGCTGACCGCCAAGGGGGAGGAGAGCGACCGCATCACCGGCCTGCGACTGGGCGCCGACGACTACGTCGTGAAGCCGTTCAGCCCGGCGGAGCTCGTCGCCCGCGTCGACGCCGTCCTGCGCCGGCTGGACATCACGCCCGAGGACGAGCCGGCGATCGAGCTCGACGGGCTGACGATCGACCCGGTCGGTCGCCGCGTGCTCGCCGCGGGCGAGGAGGTCGCGCTCACCCAGCGCGAGTTCGACCTGCTGCTGTTCCTCGCCCGGCACCCGGGCCGGGCGTTCACGCGCAACCAGCTGATGGACCGCGTCTGGCAGTACTCGTTCTACACCGACACCTCGACCGTCACCGTCCACATCCGGCGGCTGCGCGCGAAGATCGAGGTCGACCCCGAGCAGCCGCGCTGGATCGAGACGGTGTGGGGCGTCGGCTACCGCTTCGGGACGGCGGCATGA
- a CDS encoding NAD-dependent epimerase/dehydratase family protein, with protein sequence MTLVLITGGAGFVGGHVAEALLAAGHDVRLLDDLHPAAHATDAEPLVPEGAQWVRGDVRDGAVVAAALRGVDAVCHQAAMVGLGTEIGDIADYVSHNDLGTAVLLRELARTRTPPRLVQASSMVVYGEGRYRCPTHGVVRPGARRRSDLDAGRFEPPCPTCGAPLTAELVPEDAPADPRNVYAATKLHQEHLAEAFSRETGVPVTSLRYHNVYGPRMPRDTPYAGVASIFASALAAGRAPRVFEDGGQRRDFVHVRDVARANVLALLAAEPVPGAFNVCSGEPRTVGEMARALQAAHGDAPDPVVTGEYRLGDVRHVVADPARARTVLGFTAREDFLVGMAEFAHAPLRATSGR encoded by the coding sequence GTGACCCTCGTGCTCATCACCGGCGGCGCCGGCTTCGTCGGCGGGCACGTCGCCGAGGCGCTGCTCGCCGCCGGCCACGACGTCCGGCTGCTCGACGACCTGCACCCGGCCGCGCACGCGACCGACGCGGAGCCGCTCGTCCCCGAGGGCGCGCAGTGGGTCCGCGGCGACGTGCGCGACGGCGCCGTCGTCGCGGCGGCGCTGCGCGGCGTCGACGCCGTCTGCCACCAGGCCGCGATGGTCGGGCTCGGCACCGAGATCGGCGACATCGCCGACTACGTGTCCCACAACGACCTCGGCACCGCCGTGCTCCTGCGCGAGCTCGCCCGCACGCGCACCCCGCCGCGGCTCGTCCAGGCGTCGAGCATGGTCGTCTACGGGGAGGGCCGCTACCGCTGCCCGACCCACGGCGTGGTGCGCCCCGGTGCGCGGCGGCGCAGCGACCTCGACGCGGGCCGCTTCGAGCCACCGTGCCCGACCTGCGGGGCGCCGCTCACCGCCGAGCTCGTGCCCGAGGACGCCCCCGCGGACCCGCGCAACGTCTACGCCGCCACGAAGCTCCACCAGGAGCACCTCGCCGAGGCGTTCTCGCGCGAGACCGGCGTCCCCGTGACCTCGCTGCGCTACCACAACGTCTACGGCCCGCGGATGCCGCGCGACACCCCGTACGCGGGCGTCGCGTCGATCTTCGCCAGCGCCCTGGCCGCCGGGCGCGCACCGCGCGTCTTCGAGGACGGCGGGCAGCGCCGCGACTTCGTCCACGTCCGCGACGTCGCGCGCGCGAACGTCCTCGCGCTCCTGGCCGCGGAGCCCGTGCCGGGCGCGTTCAACGTCTGCAGCGGGGAGCCGCGCACCGTCGGCGAGATGGCCCGCGCGCTGCAGGCGGCGCACGGCGACGCCCCCGACCCGGTCGTGACCGGCGAGTACCGCCTCGGGGACGTCCGGCACGTCGTCGCCGACCCCGCGCGCGCCCGGACCGTCCTGGGGTTCACCGCCCGGGAGGACTTCCTCGTCGGCATGGCGGAGTTCGCGCACGCGCCGCTGCGCGCGACGTCCGGCCGATGA
- a CDS encoding alpha/beta fold hydrolase, which yields MRAPEPIAVDLPGLRLHALTWAPAGAAADAPLAILVHGYPDAPSTWRHLGPRLAARGYRVVAPYTRGYGPTGPAPDGRYLVEDLAGDLLALHAALDGDDRAVLVGHDWGAVQVWAVTARDPGRFARHVALSIPPPAALLRPLTHAPRDLRLGLRQSRRSWYFLYNQLPFVERTLLHRMIPALWRSWSPGYDATEDLAHVRAALATRAQREAALAYYRQNLTRGFARLFGLRAGAPVLSLHGQDDGCMLAAIGERAQDLLAPGSRFAVVPGAGHWLHLERPDEIGALVDAWLDGPPPGGAATR from the coding sequence ATGCGCGCCCCCGAGCCGATCGCCGTCGACCTGCCCGGGCTGCGCCTGCACGCGCTGACCTGGGCCCCCGCCGGTGCGGCGGCGGACGCGCCGCTGGCGATCCTCGTCCACGGCTATCCGGACGCGCCGTCGACCTGGCGGCATCTCGGTCCCCGGCTGGCCGCGCGCGGCTACCGGGTCGTGGCGCCCTACACGCGCGGCTACGGGCCGACCGGGCCCGCACCGGACGGCCGCTACCTCGTCGAGGACCTCGCCGGCGACCTGCTCGCCCTGCACGCGGCGCTGGACGGCGACGACCGCGCGGTGCTCGTCGGGCACGACTGGGGCGCCGTCCAGGTCTGGGCGGTCACCGCGCGCGACCCGGGGCGCTTCGCCCGGCACGTCGCGCTGTCGATCCCGCCGCCGGCCGCGCTGCTGCGCCCGCTCACCCACGCCCCGCGCGACCTGCGCCTGGGCCTGCGACAGTCCCGCCGCAGCTGGTACTTCCTCTACAACCAGCTGCCGTTCGTCGAGCGGACGCTCCTGCACCGGATGATCCCGGCGCTGTGGCGCAGCTGGTCGCCGGGGTACGACGCGACCGAGGACCTCGCGCACGTCCGCGCCGCCCTCGCCACGCGCGCGCAGCGCGAGGCCGCGCTCGCCTACTACCGCCAGAACCTCACGCGCGGCTTCGCGCGGCTGTTCGGCCTGCGCGCCGGGGCGCCGGTGCTCTCGCTGCACGGGCAGGACGACGGCTGCATGCTCGCGGCGATCGGGGAGCGCGCACAGGACCTGCTGGCCCCGGGAAGCCGCTTCGCGGTCGTGCCCGGCGCCGGGCACTGGCTGCACCTGGAGCGCCCGGACGAGATCGGGGCGCTCGTCGACGCCTGGCTGGACGGCCCGCCGCCCGGGGGAGCCGCGACGCGCTGA
- a CDS encoding helix-turn-helix transcriptional regulator, with protein MPDRPDLPLDRLAPDRALEVVTFDGGAVGGPRMREPHRHDYHELLWFRDGRGTHRVDGAQLPVVAGAVTIIGRGQVHQFEEGRGLHGAVVRFGEDLVPPSASWLLAARQERTIPVPAGAATDRLDALLATLRAEVVGPRDARSGALEAHLLATLLLWLERWYDGAHAERPEPDGPDVALHRRFAAALEEDFARHHDAAHYAQRLAVPAPALSRALAAVTGRGTKELVTDRVMLEARRLLRFTDRSVGEVAHAVGFDDPLYFSRAFKRHAGSAPQAWRDATRHAGMSMHP; from the coding sequence GTGCCCGACCGTCCCGACCTGCCGCTGGACCGCCTCGCGCCCGACCGCGCGCTGGAGGTCGTGACCTTCGACGGCGGCGCGGTCGGCGGCCCGCGGATGCGTGAGCCGCACCGCCACGACTACCACGAGCTGCTGTGGTTCCGCGACGGCCGCGGCACGCACCGCGTCGACGGCGCGCAGCTGCCGGTCGTCGCGGGCGCGGTCACGATCATCGGCCGCGGCCAGGTCCACCAGTTCGAGGAGGGCCGCGGGCTGCACGGCGCGGTCGTGCGGTTCGGGGAGGACCTCGTGCCGCCGTCGGCGTCGTGGCTGCTCGCCGCCCGCCAGGAGCGCACCATCCCCGTCCCCGCAGGTGCGGCGACGGACCGCCTGGACGCGCTGCTCGCGACCCTGCGTGCGGAGGTCGTGGGGCCGCGCGACGCCCGCAGCGGCGCGCTGGAGGCGCACCTGCTCGCCACGCTGCTGCTGTGGCTGGAGCGGTGGTACGACGGCGCGCACGCCGAGCGACCGGAGCCCGACGGCCCGGACGTGGCGCTGCACCGGCGGTTCGCCGCGGCGCTCGAGGAGGACTTCGCCCGCCACCACGACGCCGCGCACTACGCGCAGCGTCTCGCGGTCCCCGCCCCCGCCCTGTCCCGTGCGCTGGCCGCGGTGACCGGCCGCGGGACGAAGGAGCTCGTCACCGACCGCGTGATGCTCGAGGCCCGCCGGCTGCTGCGCTTCACCGACCGGTCGGTCGGGGAGGTCGCGCACGCGGTCGGGTTCGACGACCCGCTGTACTTCTCGCGGGCGTTCAAGCGGCACGCCGGGTCCGCGCCGCAGGCGTGGCGCGACGCGACGCGGCACGCCGGGATGTCCATGCATCCGTGA
- a CDS encoding acyl-CoA thioesterase — protein MPSPPETRLTIPLRWRDMDMLGHLNQAVYHELLEEARGALLLDLAGRGTQQVHHTYVLARVELDYRHEVRKDHGTVDVTVRVGRVGTKSITLEHEVLLPDGTVAAAGSTVLVGWDMQARGARTLSDEERAVLTGT, from the coding sequence ATGCCCTCCCCGCCCGAGACCCGCCTGACGATCCCGCTGCGCTGGCGGGACATGGACATGCTCGGGCACCTCAACCAGGCCGTGTACCACGAGCTGCTGGAGGAGGCGCGCGGCGCGCTGCTGCTGGACCTCGCCGGGCGCGGCACGCAGCAGGTGCACCACACCTACGTGCTCGCCCGGGTCGAGCTCGACTACCGCCACGAGGTCCGCAAGGACCACGGCACGGTCGACGTGACGGTGCGGGTCGGCCGCGTGGGCACGAAGTCGATCACGCTCGAGCACGAGGTGCTGCTGCCGGACGGCACGGTCGCGGCGGCGGGCAGCACCGTGCTCGTGGGCTGGGACATGCAGGCCCGCGGGGCGCGCACGCTCTCCGACGAGGAGCGCGCGGTCCTCACCGGCACCTGA
- a CDS encoding molybdopterin-dependent oxidoreductase, producing the protein MVRRPRPSLSEKLLAGRSVGDAIDEELGHLRAGPFDEDAFPSRLHDERVAALLGIALGVAFATCFLTGLYSHFAQTPLSIGFLSMPASPAWLYRVTQGLHVASGTAAIPLLLVKLWVVYPQLFAWPPVRDLPHALTRLSLAPLIAGSIFLLFTGLLNTARWYPWEFGFRETHYWVAWVTVGSLLVHVGAQLVVLRRTVGPTARRRLAAEAPEPPGDGLSRRGLLTATAAAVGAVTLATVGQTVRPLKDLAVLAPRLPDVGPQGLPVNRSAAGAGVLDLIRDPEYRLTVTGAVERELSLTLAELQALPQHDADLAITCVEGWSAGARWSGVRVRELLELAGASPDAEVRVRSLQQRGSFRSSELNVPHAQHPDTLLALRIDGEELHPDHGFPCRLISPNRPGVQQTKWVTRLEVL; encoded by the coding sequence ATGGTTCGCCGACCTCGCCCGAGCCTGAGCGAGAAGCTCCTGGCGGGCCGCTCCGTCGGGGACGCGATCGACGAGGAGCTCGGGCACCTGCGCGCGGGCCCCTTCGACGAGGACGCGTTCCCGTCCCGCCTCCACGACGAGCGGGTCGCCGCCCTGCTGGGCATCGCCCTGGGGGTCGCGTTCGCGACGTGCTTCCTCACCGGCCTGTACTCGCACTTCGCGCAGACCCCGCTGTCGATCGGGTTCCTGTCGATGCCCGCGAGCCCGGCGTGGCTGTACCGCGTCACGCAGGGCCTGCACGTCGCCAGCGGCACCGCCGCGATCCCGCTGCTGCTCGTGAAGCTGTGGGTCGTCTACCCGCAGCTGTTCGCGTGGCCGCCGGTGCGGGACCTCCCGCACGCGCTCACGCGCCTCTCGCTCGCCCCGCTCATCGCGGGCTCGATCTTCCTGCTGTTCACCGGCCTGCTGAACACGGCGCGCTGGTACCCGTGGGAGTTCGGGTTCCGCGAGACCCACTACTGGGTCGCGTGGGTGACCGTCGGGTCGCTGCTCGTGCACGTCGGCGCGCAGCTCGTCGTCCTGCGCCGCACCGTCGGGCCGACGGCGCGCCGTCGCCTCGCCGCCGAGGCGCCCGAGCCGCCCGGGGACGGCCTGAGCCGCCGTGGCCTGCTCACCGCGACGGCCGCCGCCGTGGGCGCGGTGACGCTCGCGACCGTCGGGCAGACGGTCCGCCCGCTGAAGGACCTCGCGGTCCTCGCCCCGCGGCTGCCCGACGTGGGACCGCAGGGCTTGCCGGTCAACCGCAGCGCCGCCGGTGCCGGGGTGCTCGACCTGATCCGCGACCCCGAGTACCGGCTGACCGTCACCGGCGCGGTCGAGCGCGAGCTGTCGCTGACGCTCGCCGAGCTGCAGGCGCTGCCGCAGCACGACGCCGACCTGGCGATCACCTGCGTGGAGGGCTGGAGCGCCGGAGCGAGGTGGAGCGGCGTGCGCGTCCGGGAGCTGCTCGAGCTGGCGGGCGCGTCGCCCGACGCGGAGGTCCGCGTGCGCTCGCTGCAGCAGCGCGGGTCGTTCCGCAGCAGCGAGCTGAACGTGCCGCATGCCCAGCACCCCGACACGCTGCTGGCGTTGCGGATCGACGGCGAGGAGCTGCACCCCGACCACGGGTTCCCGTGCCGGCTGATCTCGCCGAACCGTCCCGGGGTCCAGCAGACCAAGTGGGTCACGCGTCTGGAGGTGCTCTGA
- a CDS encoding VOC family protein: MSTPSTAPSSTPTLPDALRLGAAHLTVTDLDRSVAWYQDVAGLRQHGRDGAVARLGAGGEDVLVLHEQPGARPAGRHAGLFHVALLYPSRLELSRTTRRLAANRLPLTGASDHGVSEALYLRDPDGNGIELYADRPRSAWPAPTEAGQQVGMYTRALDVEDLLRVSDGEDVRRHAAEGLAVGHLHLHVGRVPQAVAFYRDLVGFAEVTTYPGASFLSAGGYHHHLAVNVWAGEGVGPAPADAVGLREWSAVLPDDAAVGAVRARLEAAGVAVADEGAAGVVLRDPWDIALRLVTAR; this comes from the coding sequence ATGAGCACGCCGAGCACCGCCCCCTCCTCCACCCCGACGCTGCCCGACGCCCTGCGCCTGGGCGCCGCGCACCTGACGGTCACCGATCTCGACCGGTCGGTCGCCTGGTACCAGGACGTCGCCGGGCTGCGCCAGCACGGCCGTGACGGGGCGGTCGCCCGCCTCGGGGCGGGCGGCGAGGACGTGCTCGTGCTGCACGAGCAGCCGGGCGCGCGGCCCGCCGGGCGCCACGCGGGGCTCTTCCACGTCGCGCTCCTGTACCCGTCGCGCCTGGAGCTCTCGCGCACCACCCGGCGGCTGGCGGCGAACCGGCTGCCGCTGACGGGCGCCTCCGACCACGGGGTCTCCGAGGCGCTGTACCTGCGCGACCCGGACGGCAACGGGATCGAGCTGTACGCCGACCGGCCGCGCTCGGCGTGGCCGGCGCCGACCGAGGCCGGCCAGCAGGTCGGCATGTACACGCGGGCGCTCGACGTCGAGGACCTGCTGCGCGTCAGCGACGGCGAGGACGTCCGGCGGCACGCCGCCGAGGGACTGGCGGTCGGGCACCTGCACCTGCACGTCGGCCGGGTCCCGCAGGCGGTCGCGTTCTACCGCGACCTCGTGGGGTTCGCGGAGGTCACGACCTACCCGGGCGCGTCGTTCCTGTCCGCCGGCGGCTACCACCACCACCTCGCGGTCAACGTCTGGGCCGGTGAGGGCGTGGGCCCCGCCCCGGCCGACGCGGTCGGGCTGCGCGAGTGGAGCGCGGTGCTGCCCGACGACGCGGCGGTCGGCGCGGTCCGCGCCCGGCTGGAGGCGGCGGGCGTGGCGGTGGCCGACGAGGGCGCCGCGGGCGTCGTGCTCCGCGACCCGTGGGACATCGCGCTGCGGCTCGTCACCGCGCGCTGA
- a CDS encoding sensor histidine kinase: MSGRATSLLFVAALTGLLAAVSALPYGGHAAWLVLVLLGPVGVLTVLVGHALAERRPRRSLRRHLATIAVLVGAQALVAVALFVQQMFFNAHDAFFTVVVVVFAGAVGLWLARLLGGGALADLDAISGTLDAVGAGRRDVRTGVAGEDELARLAADVDRMVERIAREEDARRQLMAAVSHDLRTPITALQLIAEGLEDDIFEPDRRREQLARMTTHVRALGALIDDLFELTRLQAGEIRWTAEHVPLDALVAETVDAMRPQAEQRRVEVRADLAAGLVPARANPEQLQRVLFNLIQNAIRHTPADGSVVVRAEPVGDGVEIEVADTGSGIPAEDRERVFDAFFQGGDRAARTAGGAGLGLAIARAIVEAHGGRIWLEDAPAGTRVRFRLPEGVPLPA; this comes from the coding sequence ATGAGCGGGCGGGCCACGAGCCTGCTGTTCGTCGCCGCGCTCACCGGCCTGCTGGCCGCGGTGTCGGCCCTGCCCTACGGCGGCCACGCGGCCTGGCTCGTGCTCGTGCTGCTCGGCCCAGTCGGGGTGCTGACCGTGCTCGTCGGCCACGCGCTCGCCGAGCGCCGGCCGCGACGGTCGCTGCGCCGGCACCTCGCGACGATCGCCGTGCTCGTCGGGGCGCAGGCGCTGGTCGCGGTCGCGCTGTTCGTCCAGCAGATGTTCTTCAACGCCCACGACGCGTTCTTCACCGTCGTCGTCGTGGTGTTCGCGGGCGCGGTCGGCCTGTGGCTCGCGCGGCTGCTGGGCGGCGGTGCGCTCGCCGACCTCGACGCGATCAGCGGCACGCTCGACGCGGTCGGCGCCGGCCGGCGCGACGTGCGCACCGGGGTCGCCGGGGAAGACGAGCTGGCCCGTCTCGCCGCCGACGTCGACCGGATGGTCGAGCGGATCGCGCGCGAGGAGGACGCGCGGCGCCAGCTGATGGCCGCCGTCTCGCACGACCTGCGCACGCCAATCACCGCGTTGCAGCTCATCGCCGAGGGCCTCGAGGACGACATCTTCGAGCCCGACCGCCGCCGCGAGCAGCTCGCGCGGATGACCACGCACGTGCGTGCGCTCGGCGCGCTGATCGACGACCTCTTCGAGCTGACGCGCCTGCAGGCCGGCGAGATCCGCTGGACGGCCGAGCACGTGCCGCTCGACGCGCTCGTCGCCGAGACCGTCGACGCGATGCGCCCGCAGGCCGAGCAGCGACGCGTGGAGGTCCGCGCGGACCTCGCCGCGGGCCTCGTGCCCGCGCGCGCCAACCCGGAGCAGCTGCAGCGCGTCCTCTTCAACCTGATCCAGAACGCGATCCGCCACACGCCCGCCGACGGCAGCGTCGTCGTCCGGGCGGAGCCGGTCGGGGACGGCGTCGAGATCGAGGTGGCGGACACCGGCTCGGGCATCCCGGCCGAGGACCGGGAGCGGGTCTTCGACGCGTTCTTCCAGGGCGGCGACCGGGCGGCGCGCACGGCGGGCGGCGCGGGGCTGGGCCTGGCGATCGCCCGCGCGATCGTCGAGGCGCACGGCGGGCGCATCTGGCTCGAGGACGCGCCCGCGGGGACCCGCGTGCGGTTCCGGCTGCCCGAGGGGGTCCCGCTGCCCGCCTGA
- a CDS encoding TIGR04282 family arsenosugar biosynthesis glycosyltransferase, with product MNLIVIAKAPRAGVSKTRLCPPCTPAQAAALAEAALRDTLHAVLATPADRRVVVLDGTPGPWLPDGFEVLPQRGDGLDERLAAAFADVGGPAFLVGMDTPQLTPPDLEHGMDATARHGAAIGGAPDGGYWAIGLRDPDPRVFAGVPMSAADTGARQRAQLSALGLPYAELPALRDVDHFDDAVAVAHEAPDTRFAAAVRSLVAAGAVAS from the coding sequence GTGAACCTCATCGTGATCGCCAAGGCCCCGCGGGCCGGGGTCAGCAAGACGCGCCTGTGCCCGCCGTGCACGCCGGCGCAGGCCGCGGCGCTCGCCGAGGCCGCCCTGCGGGACACCTTGCACGCGGTGCTCGCGACGCCCGCGGACCGGCGGGTGGTCGTGCTCGACGGCACCCCCGGACCGTGGCTGCCGGACGGGTTCGAGGTGCTGCCGCAGCGCGGCGACGGGCTGGACGAGCGGCTGGCCGCCGCGTTCGCGGACGTCGGCGGTCCCGCGTTCCTCGTCGGGATGGACACGCCGCAGCTCACGCCCCCGGACCTCGAGCACGGCATGGACGCGACCGCCCGCCACGGCGCGGCGATCGGCGGCGCCCCCGACGGCGGCTACTGGGCGATCGGCCTGCGCGACCCCGACCCGCGCGTGTTCGCGGGCGTCCCGATGAGCGCGGCCGACACCGGCGCCCGTCAGCGCGCGCAGCTCTCCGCGCTCGGGCTCCCCTACGCCGAGCTCCCGGCCTTGCGCGACGTCGACCACTTCGACGACGCGGTCGCCGTCGCCCACGAGGCGCCCGACACCCGGTTCGCGGCCGCCGTCCGCTCGCTCGTGGCCGCGGGCGCGGTGGCGTCGTGA
- a CDS encoding glycosyltransferase family 2 protein has protein sequence MTDVVLPVLNEAQALPWVLERLPADHHPIVVDNGSTDGSGDLARRLGAQVVVEPVPGFGAACFAGLTAARAEHVAFMDCDASLDPRDLPTVTGPVLRGEADLVLGARDAQPGAWPVHARLLNRLLALELRRRCRVPLTDLGPMRAARRTDLLALGIADRRFGWPLEMVLRAAAADWRIAEVTVPYLPRAGRSKVTGTVRGTVRAVRDMTAVMT, from the coding sequence ATGACCGACGTCGTCCTCCCTGTGCTGAACGAGGCACAGGCCCTGCCCTGGGTCCTCGAGCGCCTCCCGGCCGACCACCACCCGATCGTGGTCGACAACGGCTCCACGGACGGCAGCGGCGACCTCGCCCGGCGGCTCGGCGCCCAGGTGGTCGTCGAGCCCGTGCCCGGGTTCGGGGCCGCGTGCTTCGCGGGGCTGACCGCGGCGCGCGCCGAGCACGTCGCGTTCATGGACTGCGACGCGTCGCTCGACCCGCGCGACCTCCCCACGGTGACCGGCCCGGTCCTGCGTGGCGAGGCCGACCTCGTGCTCGGCGCCCGCGACGCGCAGCCCGGCGCCTGGCCGGTGCACGCCCGGCTGCTGAACCGGCTGCTGGCGCTGGAGCTGCGGCGCCGCTGCCGGGTGCCGCTGACCGATCTCGGCCCGATGCGCGCGGCGCGCCGCACCGACCTGCTCGCGCTGGGCATCGCGGACCGGCGGTTCGGCTGGCCGCTGGAGATGGTCCTGCGCGCCGCCGCCGCGGACTGGCGGATCGCCGAGGTGACCGTCCCCTACCTGCCGCGGGCGGGCCGCTCGAAGGTGACCGGCACCGTGCGCGGCACGGTCCGCGCGGTCCGCGACATGACGGCGGTGATGACGTGA
- a CDS encoding PQQ-dependent sugar dehydrogenase yields MSRRRPLAALALVALAVAGCGGGEEPTRTQADPRQPAAATPVLAALAALPDGGYLTGELASGIVRREPGATVLARLPVRTGGQRGLLGLAATPDGRTVWASYTSARDGGRLVVERLRPAPRTRVWTGPVGTALATGGHLLHDPDRDRLVIGVGDLQDPPRVRDPRALNGKLLALDPDGPPDQRPRVLSGGWNNPFAFDRTPRGRLLVADNAPGRRPERIGPGDGTGGPVTDLPGRIAPSGVAALGERRLAVCGVVSGRLDRFEQPTPDAPWRRTGVLDRDCRYGVVRLSDGRLLVSGARDLHLVDPSGRTP; encoded by the coding sequence GTGAGCCGACGGCGTCCCCTCGCAGCCCTGGCGCTGGTCGCGCTCGCCGTCGCCGGCTGCGGTGGCGGGGAGGAGCCGACCCGCACCCAGGCCGACCCGCGGCAGCCTGCCGCCGCGACCCCGGTCCTCGCCGCGCTCGCCGCGCTGCCGGACGGCGGCTACCTCACCGGCGAGCTGGCCTCCGGGATCGTGCGGCGCGAGCCCGGGGCGACCGTCCTCGCGCGGCTGCCGGTGCGCACCGGCGGGCAGCGTGGCCTGCTCGGGCTCGCCGCGACCCCGGACGGCCGGACCGTCTGGGCCTCGTACACGTCGGCGCGTGACGGCGGGCGCCTCGTCGTCGAGCGCCTGCGCCCGGCCCCGCGCACGCGCGTCTGGACCGGGCCCGTCGGTACCGCGCTGGCGACCGGCGGACACCTGCTGCACGACCCGGACCGCGACCGGCTCGTCATCGGCGTGGGCGACCTCCAGGACCCGCCGCGCGTCCGCGACCCGCGCGCCCTCAACGGCAAGCTCCTCGCCCTCGACCCCGACGGCCCGCCCGACCAGCGGCCACGCGTCCTGTCCGGCGGCTGGAACAACCCGTTCGCGTTCGACCGCACCCCGCGCGGACGGCTCCTCGTGGCCGACAACGCGCCCGGCCGCCGCCCCGAGCGGATCGGCCCCGGCGACGGCACGGGCGGTCCCGTGACCGACCTGCCCGGGCGCATCGCCCCGTCCGGCGTGGCGGCGCTCGGCGAGCGGCGGCTGGCCGTCTGCGGGGTCGTCAGCGGACGGCTCGACCGCTTCGAGCAGCCGACGCCCGACGCGCCGTGGCGGCGCACCGGCGTGCTCGACCGCGACTGCCGCTACGGCGTCGTGCGGCTCAGCGACGGCCGGCTGCTCGTCTCGGGCGCTCGCGACCTGCACCTCGTCGACCCCTCCGGGAGGACCCCGTGA
- a CDS encoding methyltransferase domain-containing protein — translation MTVLAPAGAPVAPGVLYARGLTGRSPGLVIRHADGRTVPVPLDGWLGAASGADLHVLDRAVGPVLDVGCGPGRHVAALGRRAVTALGIDVSPEAVRATRARGGAAAVACVFSCVPAAGRWRTALLLDGNVGIGGDPVALLRRCGELVVRDGTVLVEVDAPGSGTRRAVVRLEDGPLVSRWFAWSSVAADDVAGIAADAGLRLTALHHEEDRWFADLARA, via the coding sequence GTGACCGTGCTCGCACCGGCCGGCGCGCCGGTCGCCCCCGGCGTCCTCTACGCCCGCGGGCTGACCGGTCGCAGCCCGGGTCTCGTCATCCGGCACGCCGACGGGCGCACCGTCCCGGTGCCGCTCGACGGATGGCTCGGGGCCGCCAGCGGCGCGGACCTGCACGTCCTAGACCGGGCCGTCGGGCCGGTCCTCGACGTCGGCTGCGGCCCCGGCCGCCACGTCGCCGCGCTCGGTCGCCGCGCGGTCACCGCGCTGGGCATCGACGTGTCGCCCGAGGCGGTGCGTGCCACCCGGGCCCGCGGTGGGGCCGCCGCGGTCGCCTGCGTGTTCTCCTGCGTCCCGGCCGCCGGCCGCTGGCGCACCGCCCTGCTGCTCGACGGCAACGTCGGCATCGGCGGCGATCCCGTCGCGCTGCTGCGCCGCTGCGGCGAGCTCGTCGTCCGCGACGGCACCGTGCTGGTCGAGGTCGACGCCCCGGGGAGCGGGACCCGGCGGGCGGTCGTGCGGCTCGAGGACGGGCCGCTCGTCAGCCGCTGGTTCGCCTGGTCCTCCGTGGCCGCCGACGACGTCGCCGGGATCGCCGCGGACGCCGGCCTGCGCCTGACCGCCCTGCACCACGAGGAGGACCGATGGTTCGCCGACCTCGCCCGAGCCTGA